Proteins encoded together in one Triticum dicoccoides isolate Atlit2015 ecotype Zavitan chromosome 7B, WEW_v2.0, whole genome shotgun sequence window:
- the LOC119337140 gene encoding AIG2-like protein D, with translation MAATPPAAAAAAGGAHHSVFVYGSLMAEEVVTAILKRVPASSPALLTNYHRFNVKDRIYPAILPVENKKVAGKVMMGISDAELIVLDAFEDFEYVRRRVQISLTDTSEIMHADTYVWSDAEDPDLYGEWDFEEWKRVHMKDFLTMTLGFMDGLERPEPKTRVETYQSFMHEHEQPESGTQVES, from the exons ATGGCGGcgactcctcccgccgccgccgccgccgcgggcgggGCGCACCACAGCGTGTTCGTCTACGGGAGCCTGATGGCGGAGGAGGTGGTCACCGCCATCCTCAAGCGCGTCCCGGCCTCCTCCCCGGCGCTCCTCACCAACTA CCACAGGTTTAACGTCAAGGATCGTATTTATCCAGCAATCCTACCTGTTGAAAACAAGAAAGTTGCTGGGAAG GTTATGATGGGCATTTCTGATGCAGAACTCATTGTCTTGGATGCATTTGAGGATTTTGAGTATGTAAGGAGAAGAGTTCAGATATCACTAACC GATACATCAGAGATAATGCATGCTGACACTTATGTATGGAGTGATGCAGAGGATCCAGATCTGTATGGTGAATGGGATTTTGAG GAGTGGAAGAGGGTTCACATGAAGGATTTCCTAACGATGACACTTGGATTCATGGACGGACTCGAACGGCCCGAACCGAAGACCCGGGTCGAGACCTACCAGTCTTTCATGCACGAGCACGAACAACCTGAATCAGGAACCCAGGTCGAGAGTTGA